The Fusobacterium pseudoperiodonticum DNA window ATGATATCTTAAATTTAAAAAGATTTCCTAGAAAAATTGAATGTTTTGATATATCAAATATTCAAGGTAAAGATGCTGTTGCCTCAATGAGTGTTTCTATTGAAGGTAGAGCAGCCAAAAAAGAATATAGAAAATTTAAAATCAGATGTAAGGATACTCCTGATGATTTCTCTATGATGAGAGAAGTTATTGAAAGAAGATATTCTAAACTAGCTGATATAGATTTTCCTGATGTAATATTAATTGATGGTGGTCTTGGACAAATAAATGCAGCTGCTGAAATTTTAAAAAAATTAGGTAAGCTACATTTAAGTGAGCTTTTGAGTTTGGCTGAAAGAAATGAAGAAATATATAAATATGGAGAGCCTGAACCCTATGTCTTAAGTAAAGATATGGAAGCTTTAAAAATATTTCAAAGAGTTAGAGATGAAGCACATAGATTTGGAGTAACTTATCATAGAAAATTAAGAAGTAAGAGAATAATTTCTTCTGAGCTTGATAGAATTGAAGGTATTGGTGAAGTTAGGAGAAAGAAACTACTTACAAAATTTGGTTCTGTTACTGCCATAAAAAGAGCAAGTATTGAGGAATTAAAAGAAATAGTTCCTGAAAAAGTTGCTTTAGAAATTAAAAATCATATAAAATAAATAAGGTATAGAAATTTTAAAATAAAAATTATATAATGTATTTAGTTTATTTTTCGGAGGTATATATGATAATTGCATTTTACATGATAGTAGCATTTCTAATTTTTATATTTTTTACCTACATATATATCAAAAAACTAGTAAATCATTATATTAATGAAGAGTTAAAAATTGTTTCAGGTTTAAATAATAAAGAAAGATTAAATGATCTTCCTGACAATATAAAAACTGAATATACTCAAACTTTAGAAAAGATTATTAAACAAGAAAATGAATTAAATAACTCTATAGATGAATTGAGAGTGTATAGAAATGAACTAGACGTTACATATAATACTCTAGTTTCTAAATCTTCTCAACTTGAATATACAAACAGCCTTTTGGAAAAAAGAGTAAGAAATTTATCAAACCTTAATCATATTTCAAGAGTTGCTCTTTCTATGTTCAATATAGATAAAATTGTTGAAACTCTAGCTGATGCTTACTTTGTTTTAACTGCAACAAGTAGAATTTCAATCTATCTTTGGGAAGGTGAGAACTTAGTTAATAAAAAAATAAAGGGTAGTATAGATTACACTGAATCCGTATCATATCCTATGAATCTTTTAAGTAAATTTACAAATGAAGATTTTAGTAAAATTTATTCTGATTTATCAAGAAAAATAACTATTCTAAATGATGAAAAAGTTATTATTACTCCATTAAAAGTTAAAGAAAGACAATTAGGAGTAATATTTTTAGTTCAAAATAAAGATCAATTATTAGAAATTAATAATGAAATGGTGTCTGCTTTAGGAATACAAGCTTCTATAGCCATTGATAATGCTATAAGTTATGCTGAGCTTTTAGAAAAAGAAAGAATCTCTCAAGAATTAGAGTTAGCTTCTTCTATTCAAAAGCAAGTATTACCAAAAGGCTTTGAAAGAATAAAGGGTATGGACATAGCAACATATTTTTCTCCTGCTAAGGAAATTGGAGGAGATTACTATGACCTTGCTTTAAAAGATAATATTTTATCTATCACCATAGCCGATGTAAGTGGTAAAGGTGTTCCAGCTTCTTTTCTTATGGCCTTATCAAGATCTATGTTAAAAACTATAAATTATGTTTCTAGTTTCAAACCTGCTGAGGAACTTAATTTATTTAATAAAATAGTTTACCCTGATATAACTGAAGATATGTTTATAACTGTCATGAATACAGAACTTGACTTAAATTCTTCCATATTTACTTATTCAAGTGCTGGTCATAGCCCTTTAGTCGTATATAGAAAAGAAAGTGACAGTGTGGAACTGCATGGAACAAAAGGAGTTGCTGTTGGTTTTATTGAAAACTACTCTTATAAAGAAAGTAGTTTTGAACTTAAAAATGGTGATATAGTACTATTCTATACTGATGGTATTATAGAATGTGAAAATAAAAGAAGAGAATTATTCGGAACTCAAAGGCTTTTAGATGTGATATATAAAAATAAAAATCTTTCTTCCAAAGAAATAAAAGAAAAAATACTTGAAGCTATTGAGGATTTCAGACAAGATTACGAACAAAATGACGATATAACTTTTGTTATATTAAAATCAGTCAAAAAATAGATAAGGAGTTGATTATGAGTAATAATAATAGACCTTCCATTGGTGGACAAGCTGTTATTGAAGGAGTTATGATGAGAGGAACAGAATGCCTTGCAACAGCTGTTAGAAAACCAAGTGGAGAAATTGTATACAAAAAAACTAAGATTATTGGTAAAAATAGCAATTTTGCT harbors:
- a CDS encoding PP2C family protein-serine/threonine phosphatase, yielding MIIAFYMIVAFLIFIFFTYIYIKKLVNHYINEELKIVSGLNNKERLNDLPDNIKTEYTQTLEKIIKQENELNNSIDELRVYRNELDVTYNTLVSKSSQLEYTNSLLEKRVRNLSNLNHISRVALSMFNIDKIVETLADAYFVLTATSRISIYLWEGENLVNKKIKGSIDYTESVSYPMNLLSKFTNEDFSKIYSDLSRKITILNDEKVIITPLKVKERQLGVIFLVQNKDQLLEINNEMVSALGIQASIAIDNAISYAELLEKERISQELELASSIQKQVLPKGFERIKGMDIATYFSPAKEIGGDYYDLALKDNILSITIADVSGKGVPASFLMALSRSMLKTINYVSSFKPAEELNLFNKIVYPDITEDMFITVMNTELDLNSSIFTYSSAGHSPLVVYRKESDSVELHGTKGVAVGFIENYSYKESSFELKNGDIVLFYTDGIIECENKRRELFGTQRLLDVIYKNKNLSSKEIKEKILEAIEDFRQDYEQNDDITFVILKSVKK